From Triticum urartu cultivar G1812 chromosome 2, Tu2.1, whole genome shotgun sequence, a single genomic window includes:
- the LOC125538247 gene encoding probable serine/threonine-protein kinase At1g01540 isoform X2, translated as MSDSDQSTVVFGLHLWELVGIGVGAAFVLLLVLLSLLCLLANRRRRRRRAPAAPVLHLATVAPSAHPKNPTKPPKDIQEVPSRGAQAPVGGTAPKVPLAQILQASPQESIQIETGKEHRITFPEQPPPHHQRSGGPSSRGASGESRGGGPEPGVPEVSHLGWGHWYTLKELEAATAMFADEKVIGEGGYGIVYHGILEDGTQVAVKNLLNNRGQAEREFKVEVEAIGRVRHKNLVRLLGYCAEGNQRMLVYEFVNNGTLEQWIHGDVGPVSPLTWDIRMKIILGSAKGLMYLHEGLEPKVVHRDVKSSNILLDKHWNAKLSDFGLAKLLGSERSYVTTRVMGTFGYVAPEYAGTGMLNETSDVYSFGILIMEIISGRVPVDYNRPPGEINLSG; from the exons ATGTCGGACTCGGACCAGAGCACCGTCGTCTTCGGGCTCCACCTGTGGGAGCTCGTTGGCATCGGCGTCGGCGCCgccttcgtgctcctcctcgtcctcctctccCTCCTGTGCCTTCTCGCCAACcgccgtcgtcgccgtcgccgcgcccccgccgcccccgTCCTCCACCTCGCCACCGTCGCGCCCAGTGCCCATCCCAAGAACCCCACCAAGCCACCCAAGGACATCCAAGAGGTGCCCTCTCGCGGCGCGCAGGCCCCCGTGGGGGGCACCGCGCCCAAGGTGCCGCTCGCTCAGATTCTCCAGGCGTCCCCGCAAGAGTCCATCCAGATCGAGACCGGCAAGGAGCACCGCATCACGTTCCCGGAGCAGCCGCCGCCCCACCATCAGCGTAGCGGGGGGCCGTCGTCTCGCGGGGCCAGCGGCGAGAGCCGCGGAGGTGGCCCGGAGCCGGGCGTGCCCGAGGTCTCACACCTCGGGTGGGGCCACTGGTACACTCTCAAGGAGCTCGAGGCAGCGACGGCAATGTTCGCCGATGAGAAGGTGATTGGCGAGGGCGGCTACGGCATCGTGTACCATGGCATTCTCGAGGACGGCACACAGGTCGCCGTCAAGAATTTGCTGAATAACAG GGGCCAGGCTGAGAGGGAATTCAAGGTTGAGGTCGAAGCAATCGGGCGGGTGCGGCACAAGAACCTCGTGCGGCTGCTTGGATACTGTGCTGAGGGCAACCAAAG GATGCTTGTGTACGAGTTTGTCAATAATGGAACTTTGGAGCAGTGGATTCATGGTGATGTTGGTCCTGTGAGCCCTCTTACATGGGACATAAGAATGAAGATTATTCTTGGATCAGCAAAAGG TTTAATGTATTTGCACGAGGGACTTGAGCCAAAGGTGGTTCACCGTGATGTCAAGTCAAGCAATATCCTACTTGACAAGCATTGGAACGCTAAGCTTTCTGATTTTGGGCTAGCAAAGCTTTTGGGCTCAGAGAGGAGTTACGTCACGACCAGGGTTATGGGGACATTTGG GTACGTTGCTCCAGAGTATGCAGGCACTGGCATGTTGAATGAAACTAGTGATGTCTATAGTTTTGGGATTCTTATTATGGAAATAATATCTGGTAGGGTACCAGTAGATTACAACAGGCCACCTGGAGAG ATTAATCTTTC